The Microbacterium sp. LWH7-1.2 genome window below encodes:
- a CDS encoding carbohydrate-binding protein has product MRFRRSVVGLVAAAGVILPLAVAVPATAASSPTDAGDAASIPDYEWSNAAIAGGGYVPGIVYNQTEPGLVYARTDIGGAYRLDRDTDEWVPLLDHVGWDDWNRLGVLSLATDPVDTSRVYVAAGSYTNEWDPSNGAILRSDDYGATWQASPLPFKVGGNMPGRGIGERLQIDPSDPDVLYYGAESGQGLWRSTDAGVTFTKVDAFPNAGDFIPDAASGNSYLMQNLGVLWTTFDTAGADAGEPSRTVFTAVADTDDILYRSDDAGETWQPVAGAPKGFLPHHGVIDEEGRFLYLTTSNTAGPYDGSDGEVWRYGLDDGTWTNITPEYRPLANVDFGFGGLTVDKSDPDTIMVVSQIQWWPDILIFRSTDRGATWSPIWEYTTTAEGGTTITTRYVQSVDDVPWLTFGREAAPPVPQSEPSPKLGWMVSALEIDPFNSDELMYGTGATIYRSEDLTAWDQPGGTIHLTPEAFGIEETAVLDLVAPAGDVDVVSALGDLGGFVHDDLGTIPQSYRSPYFGGGTSVDAAGLAPAVIVRAGFDGSGARLVAASADSGATWTSSPAAEGATGPGTVTVNADGTSIVWAPDGVAARQSSDGGVTYAEVAGLPVRARVESDRVDPSRVYAFAGGVFYRSTDAGATFAPVSSGTLPAEGQVRFGATPGMIGDVWLAGGSDKGGVYGLWHSTDGGTTWTATTGFDEADTVGFGKAAPGATSPAIYTAASRDGVRGVYRSVDGGATWVRINDDQHQFGSIGADIEGDPDVFGRVYLATNGRGIVVGDDASADDPEAWSAKAVYQKGDVVTSDGAVWVATWWTQGQQPGGKKNGPWQEVAATPTGVAVWTASRIFDTGDIVSSGGSLWRASWWTRGEEPGAKKNGPWESLG; this is encoded by the coding sequence GTGAGATTCAGACGTTCAGTGGTCGGGCTTGTCGCCGCGGCCGGCGTCATCCTCCCCCTCGCGGTCGCCGTCCCGGCGACCGCTGCCTCGAGTCCCACCGACGCCGGCGATGCCGCATCGATCCCCGACTACGAGTGGTCGAACGCGGCCATCGCCGGCGGTGGGTACGTGCCGGGCATCGTCTACAACCAGACCGAGCCCGGGCTCGTGTATGCGCGCACGGATATCGGCGGCGCATACCGGCTCGACCGCGACACCGACGAGTGGGTTCCGCTGCTCGACCACGTCGGGTGGGACGACTGGAACAGGCTCGGTGTGCTGAGCCTGGCCACCGACCCGGTCGACACCAGCCGCGTCTATGTCGCGGCCGGCTCGTACACGAACGAGTGGGACCCGTCCAACGGCGCGATCCTGCGCTCGGACGACTACGGCGCGACCTGGCAGGCCAGCCCGCTCCCGTTCAAGGTCGGCGGCAACATGCCCGGTCGCGGTATCGGCGAGCGCCTGCAGATCGACCCGAGCGACCCCGACGTGCTGTACTACGGCGCCGAATCCGGTCAAGGGCTGTGGCGCTCGACCGACGCAGGCGTCACGTTCACCAAGGTCGACGCGTTCCCCAACGCCGGCGACTTCATTCCGGATGCCGCCTCGGGCAACTCGTACCTCATGCAGAACCTCGGCGTGCTGTGGACCACGTTCGACACGGCGGGCGCGGATGCCGGGGAGCCTTCGCGCACCGTCTTCACGGCCGTGGCCGACACCGACGACATCCTCTACCGCTCCGATGACGCGGGCGAGACCTGGCAGCCGGTGGCCGGCGCGCCGAAGGGCTTCCTGCCGCACCACGGCGTGATCGACGAGGAAGGGCGGTTCCTGTACCTGACGACGAGCAACACAGCCGGCCCTTACGACGGGTCGGACGGTGAGGTGTGGCGCTACGGCCTGGACGACGGGACGTGGACGAACATCACGCCCGAATACCGCCCACTGGCGAACGTCGACTTCGGCTTCGGCGGACTCACCGTCGACAAGTCCGACCCCGACACGATCATGGTGGTCTCGCAGATCCAGTGGTGGCCCGACATCCTGATCTTCCGCTCGACCGACCGCGGCGCGACGTGGAGCCCGATCTGGGAGTACACGACCACCGCTGAGGGGGGAACCACCATCACCACCCGCTACGTGCAGTCCGTCGACGACGTGCCGTGGCTGACGTTCGGCAGGGAGGCGGCGCCGCCAGTGCCGCAGTCCGAGCCCTCGCCGAAGCTCGGCTGGATGGTGTCTGCGCTCGAGATCGACCCGTTCAACTCGGACGAGCTCATGTACGGCACCGGCGCGACGATCTACCGCAGCGAGGACCTCACCGCGTGGGACCAGCCCGGCGGCACGATCCACCTGACGCCGGAGGCGTTCGGCATCGAAGAGACCGCGGTCCTGGACCTCGTCGCTCCCGCCGGCGATGTCGACGTCGTATCGGCGCTCGGGGACCTCGGCGGCTTCGTCCACGATGACCTCGGCACGATTCCGCAGAGCTACCGTTCGCCGTACTTCGGCGGCGGAACCAGTGTGGATGCCGCGGGCCTCGCCCCCGCCGTGATCGTGCGCGCAGGCTTCGACGGGAGCGGCGCGCGCCTGGTGGCGGCATCCGCCGATTCCGGCGCGACGTGGACGAGCTCTCCCGCGGCCGAGGGCGCGACGGGGCCGGGCACCGTCACCGTGAACGCCGACGGAACGAGCATCGTGTGGGCGCCCGACGGCGTGGCCGCGCGCCAGTCGTCGGACGGCGGCGTCACGTACGCGGAGGTGGCCGGTCTGCCGGTGCGCGCGCGCGTGGAGAGCGACCGCGTCGACCCGTCGCGCGTGTACGCGTTCGCGGGCGGCGTGTTCTACCGCTCCACCGACGCGGGCGCGACGTTCGCACCGGTGTCGTCCGGCACTCTCCCCGCCGAGGGCCAGGTGCGATTCGGCGCGACGCCGGGCATGATCGGCGACGTGTGGCTCGCGGGCGGCTCCGACAAGGGCGGTGTCTACGGGCTGTGGCACTCCACCGACGGGGGCACCACCTGGACCGCGACGACCGGCTTCGACGAGGCCGACACGGTCGGTTTCGGCAAGGCGGCACCCGGTGCGACCAGTCCGGCGATCTACACCGCCGCGTCGCGTGACGGCGTGCGCGGCGTGTACCGGTCGGTCGATGGCGGTGCGACGTGGGTGCGCATCAACGACGACCAGCACCAGTTCGGGTCCATCGGCGCCGACATCGAGGGCGACCCCGACGTGTTCGGCCGCGTCTACCTCGCGACGAACGGCCGCGGGATCGTGGTCGGGGACGACGCCTCGGCCGACGACCCGGAGGCGTGGTCGGCGAAGGCCGTGTACCAGAAGGGCGACGTCGTGACGTCGGACGGCGCCGTGTGGGTCGCGACCTGGTGGACGCAGGGCCAGCAGCCCGGAGGAAAGAAGAACGGCCCGTGGCAGGAGGTTGCCGCCACCCCGACGGGAGTGGCCGTCTGGACCGCGTCGCGCATTTTCGACACCGGCGACATCGTGTCGTCCGGCGGCAGCCTGTGGCGCGCCTCCTGGTGGACGCGCGGCGAGGAGCCTGGCGCGAAGAAGAACGGCCCGTGGGAGAGCCTGGGTTGA
- a CDS encoding histidine kinase: MPESMLLAAAAGILAGALAVGVVILLRRIVVASKELGTDVEQATYQTLHLASRAAKHLRGGIAEGDATRAGRHLKALLGCETLALVDPSGHVTVEGDDAVRDVAGRLAAEARASGRPQMQRRARIGERETDAVAAPILAGGVSAGAIVAFAPRVRAGLVRATGEVADWVAAQVELGELDASRAALAEAEVRALRAQISPHFIYNSLNAIASFINTDPAKARDLVLEFADFTRYSFRRHGDFTTVAEELRSIDSYLKLERARFGDRLKVTLQIAPEVLSTVVPFLSIQPLVENAVRHGLEGKEGGGRITIEASDQGAFAEISVEDDGVGIDPVVLERALAGGAPGEHVGLRNVDARLRQVYGDEHGLVVETNVGAGTLVRMRVPKSQPGRVAASTGRSTGTLERPEGRREP; the protein is encoded by the coding sequence ATGCCCGAGTCGATGCTGCTCGCCGCTGCCGCCGGCATTCTCGCCGGGGCACTCGCGGTCGGCGTCGTCATCCTGCTGCGGCGCATCGTGGTGGCATCGAAGGAGCTCGGCACCGACGTCGAGCAGGCGACCTATCAGACGCTCCACCTCGCAAGCCGCGCCGCGAAGCACCTGCGCGGCGGCATCGCCGAAGGCGACGCGACCCGCGCGGGACGTCACCTCAAGGCTCTCCTCGGCTGCGAGACGCTCGCGCTCGTCGACCCGTCGGGCCACGTCACCGTCGAGGGCGACGACGCGGTGCGCGATGTGGCCGGCCGGCTGGCCGCGGAGGCCCGCGCGTCGGGTCGCCCCCAGATGCAGCGCCGGGCCCGGATCGGCGAACGGGAGACGGACGCTGTCGCCGCACCGATCCTCGCGGGCGGCGTGTCCGCCGGGGCCATCGTCGCGTTCGCGCCGCGCGTGCGGGCCGGGCTCGTGCGCGCGACCGGGGAGGTGGCGGACTGGGTCGCCGCCCAGGTCGAGCTCGGCGAGCTCGATGCCTCGCGGGCCGCGCTCGCCGAGGCCGAGGTGCGGGCGCTCCGCGCCCAGATCAGCCCGCACTTCATCTACAACTCGCTCAACGCCATCGCCTCGTTCATCAACACCGACCCCGCGAAGGCACGCGACCTCGTGCTCGAGTTCGCCGACTTCACGCGGTACTCCTTCCGCCGGCACGGCGACTTCACCACCGTCGCCGAGGAGCTTCGCTCGATCGACAGCTACCTCAAGCTCGAGCGGGCGCGGTTCGGCGACCGCCTGAAGGTGACGCTGCAGATCGCCCCCGAGGTGCTGTCGACGGTCGTGCCGTTCCTGTCGATCCAGCCGCTCGTCGAGAACGCGGTGCGCCACGGGCTCGAGGGCAAGGAGGGCGGCGGACGCATCACGATCGAGGCATCCGATCAGGGGGCGTTCGCCGAAATCAGCGTCGAGGACGACGGCGTCGGCATCGACCCGGTCGTGCTCGAGCGCGCCCTCGCCGGTGGCGCGCCAGGCGAGCACGTGGGCCTGCGCAACGTCGACGCCCGGCTCCGGCAGGTCTACGGCGATGAGCACGGGCTCGTCGTCGAGACGAACGTCGGTGCGGGCACGCTGGTGCGGATGCGCGTGCCGAAGTCGCAGCCGGGCCGGGTGGCGGCATCGACGGGCCGCTCGACGGGGACCCTCGAGCGCCCAGAGGGGAGGCGCGAACCGTGA
- a CDS encoding LytTR family DNA-binding domain-containing protein, translating to MISVLIADDEQPAIDELAFLLGQDPRIGIIHQASSGAEAIRLLTRESVDAAFLDIHMPGLTGFDLARALQRFERRPALVFVTADEESALEAFDLAAVDYLLKPVRTERLHRSITRVIEAMKAQAAPATDAAAAARAERIAVTLGGTTRMIRRDEVRYVQAQGDYARLHTEEASYLVRVPMSDLERQWADAFVRIHRSYLVAIPHLARLRLGGDHPSVTVGGAELPVSRRCLPALRERLESATIRPRA from the coding sequence GTGATCTCCGTCCTGATCGCCGACGATGAGCAGCCCGCGATCGACGAGCTCGCATTCCTGCTCGGGCAGGACCCGCGGATCGGCATCATCCACCAGGCGTCGTCGGGCGCCGAGGCAATCCGGCTGCTCACGCGGGAGAGCGTCGACGCCGCGTTCCTCGACATCCACATGCCGGGCCTCACCGGGTTCGACCTCGCGCGCGCCCTCCAGCGGTTCGAGCGGCGACCGGCCCTCGTCTTTGTGACCGCCGACGAGGAGAGCGCGCTCGAGGCGTTCGACCTCGCGGCGGTCGACTACCTGCTGAAGCCGGTGCGCACGGAGCGGCTGCACCGCTCGATCACGCGCGTCATCGAGGCGATGAAAGCGCAGGCTGCGCCCGCGACGGATGCCGCCGCCGCCGCTCGAGCGGAGCGCATCGCCGTCACGCTCGGCGGGACGACGCGCATGATCCGCCGCGACGAGGTTCGGTACGTGCAGGCTCAGGGCGATTACGCGCGCCTCCACACCGAGGAGGCCAGCTATCTCGTGCGGGTGCCGATGTCTGACCTCGAGCGGCAGTGGGCCGACGCGTTCGTGCGCATCCACCGCTCGTACCTCGTCGCGATCCCGCACCTCGCCCGGCTGCGCCTCGGCGGCGACCATCCCAGCGTCACCGTCGGCGGGGCCGAGCTGCCCGTCAGCCGGCGGTGCCTGCCGGCGCTGCGCGAGCGGCTCGAGTCCGCGACGATCAGGCCGCGCGCATGA
- a CDS encoding cation acetate symporter, producing the protein MRQFTEAATTSPGEPWLNIAIFGAFVAVTMVIVFRASRNNKTAADYYAAGRSFTGGQNGSAIAGDYLSAASFLGIVGAIAMTGYDGFLYSIGFLVAWLVALLLVAELLRNTGKFTMADVLSFRLKQRPVRIAAATTTLVVCFFYLLAQMAGAGGLVSLLLGIGDQLGQAVVITVVGALMILYVLIGGMKGTTWVQIIKAVLLIAGAGVMTVWVLALNGFDFSALLDKAVAVAENPAILDPGLKYGVSDTSKIDFLSLGLALVLGTAALPHVLMRFYTVPTAKEARKSVVWAIWLIGIFYVFTLVLGYGAAALVGPAVIAAAPGGPNSAAPLLAFSLGGPLLLGLISAIAFATILAVVAGLTITAAASFAHDIYASVVKKGKPEPGAEVKVARRTVVIIGIVAIIGGIGANGQNVAFLVALAFAVAASANLPTIVYSLFWKRFTTKGALWSMYGGLASAILLIAFSPVVSGSETSMLKTDAIDFAWFPLSNPGIISIPLAFFLGWIVSVLDKTPEDPKKQSEMEVRSLTGIGAEKAVSH; encoded by the coding sequence ATGCGGCAGTTCACGGAAGCGGCGACCACCTCACCCGGTGAGCCCTGGCTCAACATCGCCATCTTCGGCGCGTTCGTCGCGGTCACGATGGTGATCGTGTTCCGGGCCAGCCGGAACAACAAGACCGCGGCCGACTATTACGCCGCGGGGCGCTCGTTCACGGGCGGCCAGAACGGCTCCGCGATCGCGGGCGACTATCTGTCGGCGGCGTCGTTCCTGGGCATCGTCGGCGCGATCGCGATGACGGGCTACGACGGGTTCCTGTACTCGATCGGCTTCCTCGTCGCGTGGCTCGTGGCGCTCCTCCTCGTGGCGGAGCTGCTGCGCAACACCGGCAAGTTCACGATGGCCGACGTGCTGTCGTTCCGTCTCAAGCAGCGCCCGGTGCGCATCGCGGCGGCGACCACGACCCTCGTCGTGTGCTTCTTCTACCTGCTCGCGCAGATGGCGGGCGCCGGTGGCCTGGTGTCGCTGCTGCTCGGCATCGGCGACCAGCTCGGCCAGGCCGTGGTCATCACGGTGGTCGGCGCGCTGATGATCCTCTATGTGCTCATCGGCGGCATGAAGGGCACGACGTGGGTGCAGATCATCAAGGCGGTGCTGCTCATCGCGGGTGCCGGCGTGATGACGGTGTGGGTGCTCGCTCTCAACGGCTTCGACTTCTCGGCGCTGCTCGACAAGGCCGTGGCGGTCGCCGAGAACCCGGCGATCCTGGACCCGGGCCTCAAGTACGGCGTGTCAGACACCTCGAAGATCGACTTCCTATCGCTCGGGCTCGCGCTGGTTCTCGGCACCGCGGCGCTGCCCCACGTGCTGATGCGCTTCTACACCGTGCCCACGGCGAAGGAGGCGCGCAAGTCGGTGGTGTGGGCGATCTGGCTGATCGGCATCTTCTACGTCTTCACGCTCGTGCTCGGCTACGGCGCCGCCGCGCTCGTCGGCCCGGCCGTCATCGCCGCGGCCCCCGGTGGCCCGAACTCGGCTGCTCCGCTGCTCGCGTTCTCGCTCGGCGGTCCGCTCCTGCTCGGCCTCATCTCGGCGATCGCGTTCGCGACGATCCTCGCGGTCGTCGCCGGCCTCACGATCACGGCGGCGGCGTCGTTCGCGCACGACATCTACGCGTCGGTCGTGAAGAAGGGCAAGCCTGAGCCGGGCGCCGAGGTCAAGGTCGCGCGTCGCACGGTGGTCATCATCGGCATCGTCGCGATCATCGGCGGCATCGGGGCGAACGGCCAGAACGTCGCGTTCCTCGTCGCGCTGGCGTTCGCGGTCGCGGCCTCCGCGAACCTGCCGACCATCGTCTACTCGCTGTTCTGGAAGCGGTTCACGACGAAGGGCGCGCTGTGGAGCATGTACGGCGGGCTCGCCTCGGCGATCCTGCTCATCGCGTTCTCGCCGGTCGTCTCGGGCTCCGAGACGTCGATGCTGAAGACCGACGCGATCGACTTCGCGTGGTTCCCGCTGTCGAACCCGGGCATCATCTCGATCCCGCTGGCGTTCTTCCTCGGCTGGATCGTGAGCGTGCTCGACAAGACCCCGGAGGACCCGAAGAAGCAGTCCGAGATGGAGGTGCGCTCGCTCACCGGCATCGGGGCCGAGAAGGCGGTCAGCCACTAG
- a CDS encoding DUF899 family protein, which yields MQSTTQNALPPVVDAETWRRELAELRVREKAATRELDAIAAQRRRLPMVEMPDYTLMGEYGPVRLVDVFEGKSQLIVYNHMWFEGKEWHCPGCTGYTSQFTRLDFLDAYDARFVIVTQGPIDEALEYKERTGNRMDWFSTAGSAFGADVDAPPGGGFAVNVFLRDGDTVYRTWHTNGRGTEQLSHTFPLIDVLPYGRREAWQDSPEGWPKTDTFDGWFTSQKVAELYGPGAHRHA from the coding sequence ATGCAGAGCACGACCCAGAACGCCCTCCCGCCCGTGGTCGATGCCGAGACCTGGCGCCGCGAGCTCGCTGAGCTCCGCGTGCGCGAGAAGGCCGCGACGCGCGAGCTCGACGCCATCGCCGCGCAGCGCCGGCGGCTGCCGATGGTCGAGATGCCCGACTACACGCTCATGGGCGAGTACGGCCCGGTGCGCCTCGTCGATGTGTTCGAAGGCAAGTCGCAGCTCATCGTCTACAACCACATGTGGTTCGAGGGCAAGGAATGGCATTGCCCGGGCTGCACCGGCTACACGTCGCAGTTCACCCGCCTCGACTTCCTCGACGCATACGACGCCCGCTTCGTCATCGTGACGCAGGGGCCGATCGACGAGGCGCTCGAGTACAAGGAGCGCACCGGCAACCGCATGGACTGGTTCTCCACCGCCGGCAGCGCGTTCGGCGCCGACGTCGACGCCCCTCCGGGCGGCGGGTTCGCCGTCAACGTCTTCCTCCGCGACGGCGACACCGTCTACCGCACGTGGCACACGAACGGCCGCGGCACCGAGCAGCTGAGCCACACGTTCCCGCTCATCGACGTGCTCCCGTACGGCCGCCGGGAGGCGTGGCAGGACTCTCCCGAAGGCTGGCCGAAGACCGACACGTTCGACGGATGGTTCACGTCGCAGAAGGTGGCGGAACTGTACGGGCCGGGCGCTCACCGTCACGCATAG
- a CDS encoding cation acetate symporter produces the protein MNAAIGYFAIAGVAVASALIGFYGLRVSRTTSDFYVASRTVRPWWNASAIGGEYLSAASFLGIAGLILLTGSPALWFPIGYTAGYLMLLLFVAAPLRRSGAYTIPDFTEARLESLWARRVTSTLVIVIGWFYIVPQLQGAALTVRITTGLPEWVGSLAVAVIVAVIVAAGGMRSITFVQAFQFWLKLTALAVPVVAILLLLGDVQPALPPVEAFPPSAGPGDLEVYRTVSLMVALLLGTLGLPHVLVRFYTNPDGVAARRTTVIVLVLLSVFYLFPTAFGFLGRAFAPELAASGDADALILLLPGRLISGPLGDVLTALVIAGAFAAFLSTSSGLVVSLAGVISQDLLGGSVRGFRIAAVLSSFVPLVVALATEPAGLAGSVGLVFAFTASTLCPVLLLGIWWRGLTARGAVAGMLSGAVLSGVAILGGGLVSAALPALRPFLEQPAAWTVPVAVLMTVLVSLGDRRGIPRGTDRFLTRLHVPEQTAGTGREV, from the coding sequence GTGAACGCCGCCATAGGGTACTTCGCGATCGCCGGCGTGGCGGTGGCGTCGGCGCTCATCGGCTTCTACGGGCTGCGCGTCTCGCGCACGACCAGCGACTTCTACGTGGCCAGCCGCACGGTGCGGCCGTGGTGGAACGCGTCGGCGATCGGCGGCGAGTACCTGTCGGCGGCGTCGTTCCTCGGGATCGCCGGGCTCATCCTGCTCACAGGATCGCCGGCGCTCTGGTTCCCGATCGGGTACACCGCCGGGTACCTCATGCTGCTCCTGTTCGTGGCCGCGCCGCTGCGCCGCTCGGGCGCGTACACGATCCCCGACTTCACCGAGGCGCGCCTCGAGTCGCTGTGGGCGCGGCGCGTGACGAGCACGCTCGTGATCGTCATCGGGTGGTTCTACATCGTGCCGCAGCTGCAGGGCGCGGCCCTCACCGTGCGCATCACGACCGGTCTCCCGGAGTGGGTGGGGTCGCTCGCCGTCGCGGTCATCGTCGCGGTGATCGTCGCCGCCGGCGGGATGCGCTCGATCACGTTCGTGCAGGCGTTCCAGTTCTGGCTCAAGCTCACGGCCCTCGCGGTCCCGGTGGTCGCGATCCTGCTCCTCCTCGGCGACGTGCAGCCCGCGCTGCCGCCGGTCGAGGCATTCCCGCCGAGCGCAGGCCCCGGCGATCTCGAGGTCTACCGCACGGTGTCGCTCATGGTGGCGCTGCTGCTCGGCACCCTCGGACTCCCCCACGTGCTCGTGCGGTTCTACACGAACCCCGATGGCGTCGCCGCGCGCCGCACGACGGTCATCGTGCTCGTGCTGCTCTCGGTGTTCTACCTGTTCCCCACCGCATTCGGATTCCTCGGGCGCGCCTTCGCGCCCGAGCTGGCAGCCTCGGGCGACGCCGATGCGCTCATCCTGCTGCTTCCCGGGCGGCTGATCTCCGGGCCGCTCGGCGACGTGCTGACCGCGCTCGTCATCGCGGGCGCGTTCGCGGCGTTCCTCTCCACATCGTCCGGCCTCGTCGTGTCGCTCGCCGGCGTCATCAGCCAGGACCTGCTCGGCGGCAGCGTGCGGGGCTTTCGCATCGCGGCGGTGCTCTCGTCGTTCGTGCCGCTGGTCGTGGCACTCGCCACGGAGCCTGCGGGGCTCGCGGGCAGCGTGGGCCTGGTGTTCGCGTTCACCGCGTCGACCCTGTGCCCCGTGCTCCTGCTCGGCATCTGGTGGCGCGGGCTCACGGCGCGGGGCGCGGTCGCCGGCATGCTCAGCGGCGCGGTGCTTTCCGGCGTCGCGATCCTGGGCGGCGGGCTCGTCTCGGCAGCGCTCCCCGCCCTCCGGCCGTTCCTCGAGCAGCCCGCCGCGTGGACCGTCCCGGTCGCGGTGCTCATGACCGTGCTCGTCTCGCTCGGCGATCGCCGCGGCATCCCGCGCGGCACGGACCGGTTCCTCACACGGTTGCACGTGCCCGAGCAGACCGCTGGGACCGGCCGGGAAGTCTGA
- a CDS encoding phospholipase, whose protein sequence is MHSHQSPTPSRRSRRRFFVPAVATGAALGVLLTTGLTLASPALAAAAPLAVSAIASAAAPEAAADSFRDIRVDAQGTLLSARVALSDAASIAADIAAAGLDLGLADMSVDTSGLEHAADRLSKLEVVPMLLVPGLTADVAGATEKVNARVTELREHLVAAKEKKAAEEAAAAAAAAAAAEAQRQAEAAAALAAANTPDGAKATARQMAAAQYGWGDDQFSCLESLWTKESNWNYQAYNSGSGATGIPQSLPGNKMASAGADWQTNATTQIAWGLGYIAGSYGTPCAAWGHSQATDWY, encoded by the coding sequence ATGCATTCACACCAGTCACCCACGCCTTCCCGCCGTTCACGCCGCCGCTTCTTCGTGCCCGCCGTCGCCACCGGAGCCGCCCTCGGCGTGCTCCTCACGACGGGCCTCACGCTCGCCTCCCCGGCGCTCGCCGCAGCGGCGCCGCTGGCCGTGTCCGCCATCGCCTCGGCCGCAGCGCCCGAAGCCGCCGCCGACTCCTTCCGCGACATCCGCGTCGACGCGCAGGGCACCCTCCTCTCGGCCCGCGTCGCGCTGAGCGACGCCGCCTCGATCGCCGCCGACATCGCCGCCGCGGGACTCGACCTCGGCCTCGCCGACATGTCGGTCGACACCTCCGGTCTCGAGCACGCCGCGGACCGGCTCTCGAAGCTCGAGGTCGTTCCGATGCTCCTGGTTCCCGGGCTCACCGCCGATGTCGCCGGCGCCACCGAGAAGGTGAACGCGCGCGTGACCGAGCTTCGCGAGCACCTCGTCGCCGCCAAGGAGAAGAAGGCCGCCGAAGAGGCTGCCGCTGCCGCCGCCGCTGCTGCTGCCGCTGAGGCGCAGCGCCAGGCCGAGGCGGCCGCCGCGCTCGCCGCCGCGAACACCCCGGACGGCGCCAAGGCGACCGCGCGACAGATGGCGGCGGCGCAGTACGGCTGGGGCGACGACCAGTTCTCGTGCCTCGAGTCGCTCTGGACCAAGGAGTCCAACTGGAACTACCAGGCCTACAACTCCGGCAGCGGCGCAACGGGTATCCCGCAGTCGCTCCCGGGCAACAAGATGGCGAGCGCCGGAGCCGACTGGCAGACCAACGCGACCACCCAGATCGCGTGGGGCCTCGGATACATCGCCGGCTCGTACGGCACGCCCTGCGCCGCATGGGGCCACTCCCAGGCCACCGACTGGTACTGA
- a CDS encoding DUF485 domain-containing protein has product MGNEAPSAATNLAEVEYGAVQASPEFQRLRRTHRSFVFPVLGACLAWYFAYVLLASYAHDFMSIRVFGSVNIAMVLGMAQVVTTFAVTTWYVHYANKRLDPLAEEIRDEIETGEFANAGEAR; this is encoded by the coding sequence ATGGGCAACGAGGCCCCCAGCGCCGCGACGAACCTCGCAGAGGTCGAGTACGGCGCCGTCCAAGCATCACCTGAATTCCAACGGCTCCGGCGCACGCATCGGAGCTTCGTGTTCCCGGTGCTGGGCGCGTGCCTGGCCTGGTACTTCGCCTACGTGCTGCTTGCCAGCTACGCGCACGACTTCATGTCGATCCGGGTGTTCGGCAGCGTCAACATCGCGATGGTCCTCGGTATGGCGCAGGTCGTCACCACCTTCGCGGTGACGACCTGGTACGTCCACTACGCCAACAAGCGCCTCGACCCGCTCGCGGAGGAGATCCGGGACGAGATCGAGACGGGCGAGTTCGCGAACGCAGGGGAGGCGCGCTGA